A genomic region of Lentisphaera araneosa HTCC2155 contains the following coding sequences:
- a CDS encoding hsp70 family protein: protein MTNRFIVGIDLGTTNCALSYVDLETSTEPQLFEIEQVIAYGEKHQQYNLPSFLYRCEENEQKQLALAWDKTPKYVSGEYARRFGGAKADRFIHSAKSWLVHKAVDREQAILPWGIEEDEKISPLAASAFYLKHLREAWNHQFGKVKDKEGSPCFLEDQELVITVPASFDEVARELSLKAAFEAGFKKVTLLEEPLAAFYSWLQVNQNWQEILKKGERVLIIDIGGGTSDFSMIEVSDDESLRRNTVGPHLLLGGDNIDRTIAFEAQRRAKKKFNQREMSSLIQEARRAKEKVLGDEQVEDINLSVHSGGSSLLKGMSLIKFKRSEILDIIHSGFFPQIAIDAEEPDRKVGLRTLDLPYERDPAITSHLLSFLRKDAQVSGYDSIKFPEHILFNGGTMIPLSFRERILKQLEAWSGQEINTLNSKGLDIAVAHGASAYGLSKSGLGTQVKGGIARSYFLQIASEEGDKFICIMPRDTEEHSIQSCDKVFTLKTNSIVSFPLYSSETRLQDQAGDILASDAEDISVLSPLSTSISYGKKIQDIRVKIKASVNESNSLEVWLEAIDTDHKWQLRFDLRQLHEQEVSEEVQETITVDEELLTKASQSITEAFTESDSKLLKSLMNKLEADLELPRKQWSLVLCRRLADLLLDLDSSELRKKASTEARYYNILGFMMRPGFGDSHDQFRVNKLWPFWFKGVQNKNDLQSQCEWWTLWRRCTGALSRGRQEQMAHKLATELNSKKNANAQLNREIKRCLGALELSPIKFRRKILGEFNERATRLDDVELWMIARMAARRPIYAPLDLVLPAKSITSLTTLIMQTNPKKLTNMHYLCLSRVMSLTGNPSLDIAEKNREAAIQFLKKNQAPKHFAQAIQEVVEEKVEDQSIVLGDSIPIGLKLHQD from the coding sequence ATGACGAATCGCTTCATTGTCGGTATTGACTTAGGTACAACCAACTGTGCCCTCTCCTACGTAGACTTAGAAACTTCTACGGAACCTCAGCTTTTCGAAATCGAGCAAGTAATCGCTTATGGTGAAAAACACCAGCAATACAACTTGCCCAGTTTCCTTTATCGCTGTGAAGAAAACGAGCAAAAGCAACTCGCTTTAGCTTGGGATAAAACACCCAAGTACGTCAGCGGCGAATACGCTCGGCGCTTTGGCGGTGCGAAAGCAGACCGTTTTATTCACTCAGCTAAATCTTGGCTCGTCCACAAAGCTGTGGATCGTGAGCAAGCTATCTTGCCTTGGGGTATTGAAGAAGATGAAAAAATCAGCCCCTTAGCGGCCTCCGCATTCTACCTCAAACACCTCCGCGAAGCTTGGAATCATCAATTCGGCAAAGTCAAAGATAAAGAGGGCTCGCCCTGCTTTCTCGAAGATCAAGAACTCGTCATTACGGTTCCGGCGTCCTTTGACGAAGTCGCTCGTGAACTCAGCTTAAAAGCCGCTTTTGAAGCTGGTTTTAAAAAAGTCACACTTCTAGAAGAACCCTTGGCCGCCTTTTACTCTTGGTTACAAGTGAATCAAAACTGGCAAGAAATACTCAAAAAAGGCGAACGCGTGCTCATCATCGATATTGGTGGTGGCACAAGTGATTTCTCGATGATTGAAGTCAGTGACGACGAATCCCTACGCAGAAATACTGTAGGACCGCACTTGCTCCTTGGTGGAGATAATATTGACCGCACGATTGCTTTTGAAGCACAAAGACGTGCCAAGAAAAAGTTCAATCAACGCGAAATGAGTTCGCTCATTCAAGAAGCTCGCCGTGCCAAAGAAAAAGTTCTTGGTGATGAACAAGTCGAAGATATCAATTTATCCGTTCATTCTGGTGGCAGTTCACTTCTCAAAGGCATGTCACTCATCAAATTTAAACGCAGCGAAATCCTCGACATTATTCATAGTGGTTTCTTTCCGCAAATTGCGATTGACGCAGAAGAACCCGATCGCAAAGTCGGCCTACGTACCCTAGACCTTCCCTATGAACGCGACCCAGCCATCACTAGTCACTTGTTATCTTTCTTGAGAAAAGATGCACAGGTGAGTGGCTACGATTCGATTAAATTCCCTGAGCATATCCTTTTCAATGGTGGGACAATGATTCCCCTCAGCTTTCGCGAACGTATCCTCAAGCAATTAGAAGCTTGGTCAGGGCAAGAGATCAATACGCTCAACTCAAAAGGCTTAGATATTGCCGTAGCTCATGGCGCCAGTGCATACGGCCTCAGTAAGAGTGGTTTAGGCACACAAGTGAAGGGTGGCATTGCCCGTTCTTACTTCCTGCAAATTGCTAGCGAAGAAGGCGATAAATTCATTTGTATCATGCCACGCGATACTGAAGAGCATAGCATACAAAGCTGTGACAAAGTATTTACCCTCAAAACCAATAGCATTGTGAGTTTCCCGCTTTATAGCTCAGAGACTCGCCTACAAGATCAAGCCGGCGATATACTCGCTAGTGACGCCGAGGACATTTCTGTACTCTCTCCCTTGAGCACCTCGATTTCCTACGGTAAAAAAATTCAAGACATACGTGTTAAAATCAAAGCCTCAGTCAATGAGAGTAATTCACTCGAAGTCTGGCTCGAAGCGATTGATACGGATCATAAATGGCAACTGCGTTTTGACTTGCGCCAACTTCACGAACAAGAAGTCTCGGAAGAAGTGCAAGAAACGATCACTGTTGATGAAGAACTTCTCACAAAAGCCAGCCAGTCTATCACTGAAGCCTTTACGGAAAGTGACTCCAAGTTACTCAAATCACTGATGAACAAGCTCGAAGCCGATCTCGAGCTCCCTCGAAAGCAATGGTCACTTGTCCTTTGCCGTCGCCTCGCCGATTTGCTCCTGGATTTAGATAGTAGCGAACTTCGCAAAAAAGCCAGTACAGAGGCACGCTATTACAATATCTTGGGCTTTATGATGCGTCCGGGCTTTGGCGATTCACACGATCAATTCCGCGTCAATAAACTTTGGCCCTTTTGGTTTAAGGGAGTCCAAAATAAAAATGATTTACAGAGTCAATGTGAATGGTGGACACTCTGGCGCCGTTGCACAGGAGCACTCAGCCGTGGACGTCAGGAACAAATGGCGCATAAACTCGCCACGGAACTCAATAGCAAAAAGAATGCCAATGCTCAGCTCAACCGCGAAATTAAACGTTGCCTCGGCGCTCTCGAATTAAGTCCGATCAAATTCCGTCGTAAAATACTCGGTGAATTTAATGAACGTGCCACACGCTTAGACGATGTCGAATTGTGGATGATTGCCCGCATGGCCGCCCGACGTCCTATCTACGCCCCACTCGACCTCGTTCTACCTGCTAAGAGTATCACTTCTCTCACCACACTGATTATGCAGACCAATCCCAAGAAACTGACTAATATGCATTACCTCTGCCTGAGTCGAGTCATGAGCCTAACGGGTAACCCCTCCTTAGATATAGCCGAAAAAAACCGCGAAGCCGCCATTCAATTCCTCAAGAAGAATCAGGCACCCAAACACTTTGCGCAAGCCATCCAAGAAGTCGTCGAAGAAAAAGTCGAAGATCAAAGCATCGTCCTAGGCGATAGCATCCCCATCGGCCTCAAACTCCACCAAGACTAA
- a CDS encoding Hsp70 family protein, producing MSENKRYMIGIDLGTTNSALAYVDTQDPDKNIQILNVRQIIAPGEIDALESLPSFLYLPDDNSVNSGKFNFDGQEDNSYCVGAYARKVASDQASRVISSAKSWLCSAGQDPTSDFLPAIDDAEKKLSPLEAMTRYLQHLKNAWNNQVATSPEEYIDKQEVILTVPASFNALARELTVMAAEACGIFPNLLEEPQAAFYSWIKENEDNWREKVSADSSILVVDIGGGTTDFSLIGVDNQDGNMELQRLAVGNHLLLGGDNMDFTLAYAMQQKLGKRLNARQFSSLVHQCRQAKERILGEEALERIDITVLGTGSSLIGGSLKTELTQEEVDRFIIQAFLPDCELDAEVQRQQRSGLRSFGLNFESDAAISRHLAEFIKTNDNMPKTVLFNGGVTKAKQLRQRVSSIINSWTGEEVDILADSNPDLAVAKGAAWYAFVRQGNSIRIKAGSALSYYVGLESSMPAMPGFAPPVDAICVIPQGAEDGTSFDIPIDDLALLVGEDSQFRFFCTNNRSEDELGSIVQDADLELEELPALHKNLSLEADEAPRLIPINMKAIFTEIGTVQVWGEAKSTDQKWRLEFDLGEEGSQQ from the coding sequence ATGTCTGAAAACAAACGCTATATGATTGGCATTGACCTGGGGACAACCAACTCAGCTCTTGCTTACGTCGACACACAAGACCCCGACAAAAACATTCAAATATTAAATGTCCGCCAGATTATTGCACCTGGTGAAATTGACGCCCTCGAATCACTTCCTTCTTTCCTCTACTTACCTGACGACAATAGTGTCAATTCAGGCAAGTTTAATTTTGATGGTCAAGAAGATAATTCTTACTGCGTCGGAGCTTATGCACGAAAAGTTGCGAGTGATCAAGCCTCACGCGTGATTTCTTCAGCTAAATCCTGGTTGTGCTCGGCTGGTCAAGATCCCACCAGCGACTTTCTCCCTGCTATTGATGATGCCGAAAAGAAACTTTCTCCGCTTGAAGCCATGACGCGTTACCTCCAGCACCTCAAAAATGCTTGGAATAATCAAGTCGCCACTTCGCCTGAGGAATACATCGACAAGCAAGAAGTTATCCTCACTGTCCCCGCTTCCTTTAATGCTTTAGCCCGTGAACTGACCGTGATGGCCGCCGAAGCCTGCGGCATCTTCCCTAACCTTCTCGAAGAACCCCAAGCCGCTTTTTATTCCTGGATCAAAGAGAACGAAGATAACTGGCGCGAAAAAGTAAGCGCCGATTCCTCTATCCTCGTGGTGGATATTGGCGGTGGTACAACTGACTTCTCGCTCATTGGAGTCGATAACCAAGATGGCAATATGGAACTCCAACGTTTAGCAGTTGGCAATCACTTGCTACTCGGTGGTGATAATATGGACTTCACACTCGCTTACGCGATGCAACAAAAGCTCGGCAAGCGTCTCAACGCTCGTCAATTCAGTTCACTTGTGCATCAATGCCGTCAAGCTAAGGAACGCATCCTCGGCGAGGAAGCTCTCGAACGCATCGACATCACTGTTTTAGGCACGGGTTCTAGCCTCATTGGTGGAAGTCTCAAAACCGAACTCACTCAAGAAGAAGTGGATCGATTCATTATCCAAGCCTTCTTACCGGACTGTGAATTAGATGCAGAAGTTCAGCGTCAGCAACGCTCAGGCCTGCGTTCCTTTGGTCTCAATTTTGAATCCGATGCCGCAATTTCCCGTCATTTAGCCGAGTTCATTAAAACAAATGATAATATGCCAAAGACCGTGCTCTTTAATGGTGGTGTGACTAAGGCCAAGCAATTGCGCCAGCGCGTTAGCTCAATTATCAATTCTTGGACGGGTGAAGAAGTGGACATCTTAGCCGACTCTAATCCCGACCTCGCTGTGGCCAAAGGTGCCGCTTGGTACGCTTTTGTTCGCCAAGGTAATTCCATCCGCATTAAAGCCGGCTCCGCCCTCTCCTATTATGTTGGCCTCGAATCCTCTATGCCGGCAATGCCGGGTTTTGCTCCGCCAGTTGACGCCATTTGTGTCATCCCCCAGGGGGCCGAAGATGGCACGAGTTTTGATATCCCCATCGATGACCTCGCCCTGCTCGTTGGCGAAGATAGTCAATTCCGCTTTTTCTGTACAAACAATCGCAGTGAAGATGAGTTAGGGAGCATTGTTCAAGACGCCGATCTCGAACTCGAAGAACTTCCTGCACTTCACAAAAATTTAAGTCTCGAAGCTGATGAAGCACCACGCCTTATTCCCATCAATATGAAAGCTATTTTTACCGAGATTGGTACCGTTCAAGTTTGGGGTGAAGCTAAATCCACTGATCAAAAATGGCGTTTAGAATTTGATTTAGGTGAGGAAGGTAGCCAGCAGTAA
- a CDS encoding LicD family protein yields MIEPQVLRKAQLIMLDMLIEFDAVCKRNQLQYWLDSGTLLGAVRHQGFIPWDDDIDISMPLEDYLKFKELGAEELSKNIYLQTSQRDPGFNFDYIKLRSNKASIVEFHEKDQEINYHQGVFVDIFPMLNMEDTKENQNDYEETLKKIRDYSAISLHTPNGKNLPKERIQLTEALKQKHLGWDVSNSKVIYGGEMPDVAAVFDKEEVFPLSTLSFEGHQFAVPKNPSHYLDAIYSFDYRQLPPENQRKIHAHSISFNETSS; encoded by the coding sequence ATGATAGAGCCTCAAGTCCTGCGCAAAGCTCAATTGATCATGCTCGACATGCTCATTGAATTCGATGCCGTCTGCAAAAGAAACCAACTGCAATACTGGTTGGATTCGGGAACTCTCCTCGGAGCCGTCAGGCACCAAGGTTTTATCCCTTGGGATGATGATATCGATATTTCTATGCCACTTGAGGATTATCTAAAGTTTAAAGAACTCGGCGCCGAAGAACTCTCAAAGAATATTTATTTGCAGACTTCGCAAAGGGACCCTGGATTCAATTTTGATTACATAAAACTAAGATCCAATAAGGCCAGTATCGTTGAGTTTCACGAAAAAGATCAAGAAATCAATTATCATCAAGGTGTCTTTGTGGATATCTTTCCCATGTTGAATATGGAAGACACAAAAGAAAACCAGAATGATTACGAAGAAACATTAAAAAAGATTCGTGACTACTCCGCTATTAGCCTTCATACTCCCAATGGAAAGAACCTGCCTAAGGAACGTATTCAGCTTACAGAGGCTCTCAAACAAAAGCACCTCGGCTGGGATGTCAGTAATTCAAAAGTGATCTACGGCGGAGAAATGCCCGATGTTGCTGCCGTCTTTGATAAAGAAGAAGTCTTCCCACTCAGCACACTAAGTTTTGAAGGACATCAATTCGCTGTCCCCAAGAACCCAAGTCATTACCTCGACGCGATCTATAGCTTCGATTATCGCCAACTGCCCCCAGAGAACCAACGCAAAATCCACGCTCATAGCATCAGTTTTAACGAGACCAGTTCCTAA
- a CDS encoding pyridoxal-phosphate-dependent aminotransferase family protein — translation MIYQDYAIFTPGPVKMSEEILKLGAQQTPYFRNSEFSNITFDCEKNLLEMVNAPEGSRVVFLTASGTAGMEATVMNLLTQNDKALVINGGGFGARFVKICQTHAVPHHELKVKDTNLSDIAEIAPQEKFTSLVVNAHETSVGHLYDLNAMGDYATKNGLLYIVDAISMLVTDPLDMQESNIDVVIASSQKGLGLPPGLTMVVLAPKALEQVQEINSLYFNYKDYLSNGERGQTPYTPAVTIMLQLHGRLEQIKKRGGVAQSINNAQEVAQYFRESIKGLPLAEYSTYMPNAMTTLTPTDGKSAMDIVNDLEEKYKVMVCPNGGPERDLIFRVSHMGEMTKEYTDILIDALYDYYGKTRS, via the coding sequence ATGATTTACCAAGACTACGCGATTTTCACTCCTGGCCCCGTTAAGATGTCGGAAGAGATCCTCAAGTTAGGAGCTCAGCAGACTCCTTATTTCAGAAACAGTGAATTTTCCAACATCACCTTTGATTGTGAGAAAAACCTTTTAGAAATGGTTAACGCTCCCGAAGGATCTCGAGTAGTATTCCTTACCGCTTCTGGAACAGCTGGCATGGAAGCCACTGTGATGAATTTGCTGACTCAAAATGACAAGGCCCTAGTTATTAATGGTGGTGGTTTTGGTGCTCGTTTTGTTAAAATCTGTCAAACTCACGCTGTGCCCCATCACGAACTCAAAGTCAAAGATACCAACTTATCTGATATTGCGGAAATCGCACCACAGGAAAAGTTTACTAGCCTAGTTGTCAATGCACACGAAACTTCTGTGGGACACCTCTATGACCTTAATGCCATGGGTGACTATGCCACTAAAAATGGCCTACTTTATATTGTTGATGCTATTTCCATGCTCGTCACTGACCCGTTGGACATGCAAGAATCAAATATCGATGTAGTGATTGCGAGTTCTCAGAAAGGTTTAGGCCTACCTCCTGGACTAACCATGGTTGTCTTAGCTCCTAAAGCCCTTGAGCAAGTTCAGGAGATCAACTCTCTTTATTTCAATTACAAAGATTACCTCAGCAATGGTGAACGTGGTCAAACTCCCTACACGCCTGCAGTGACGATCATGCTCCAACTTCATGGACGACTCGAACAAATCAAAAAACGTGGCGGTGTCGCTCAAAGTATTAACAATGCTCAAGAAGTCGCTCAATACTTTAGAGAAAGCATCAAAGGCCTCCCTCTCGCTGAATACAGCACCTACATGCCTAACGCAATGACCACTCTGACGCCAACTGATGGCAAGTCAGCCATGGACATCGTCAATGATCTAGAAGAGAAATACAAAGTCATGGTCTGCCCCAACGGCGGTCCAGAGCGCGACCTCATCTTCCGAGTTTCACACATGGGAGAAATGACCAAGGAATACACTGACATCCTTATCGATGCCCTCTACGATTACTACGGAAAAACGAGAAGCTAA